A genome region from Phoenix dactylifera cultivar Barhee BC4 chromosome 18, palm_55x_up_171113_PBpolish2nd_filt_p, whole genome shotgun sequence includes the following:
- the LOC103706974 gene encoding GDT1-like protein 2, chloroplastic, which produces MLGGNLQIQVLSSGRSPPLTFFGSSPYHLDRRSRRNSISLRYRCIPRSKSTSHIIRAQASNVNIGDGSYGGERETERRRNLMDGSMSETSSRSGKPLSGVRYQLSIAAVLLVCALAFSLVAFSKGGPSALVAALAKSGFTAAFTLIFVSEIGDKTFFIAALLAMQYDKALVLFGSMGALSLMTVLSVVIGRIFHSVPAHFQTTLPIGEYAAVALLTFFGLKSIKDAWELPSYLNTNNKESSDLGELVEAEELVKEKVAKKLTNPLELLWKSFSLVFFAEWGDRSMLATIALGAAQSPWGVASGAIAGHLFATSIAILGGAFLAKYISEKLVGYFGGLLFLIFAVATLFGVF; this is translated from the exons ATGCTAGGCGGCAATCTCCAGATCCAGGTGCTCTCCAGTGGGAGATCCCCTCCTCTAACCTTCTTCGGCTCGTCCCCCTATCATCTCGATCGGAGATCCCGGAGGAATTCCATCTCCT taagatatagatGCATACCAAGGTCGAAATCAACAAGTCATATAATCAGAGCTCAAGCATCCAATGTCAATATCGGAGATGGGAGCTATGGAGGAGAACGAGAAACAGAGAGACGCAGGAATCTCATGGATGGTTCTATGAGTGAGACTTCATCTAGATC AGGGAAGCCTCTTTCAGGAGTTCGTTACCAGCTATCTATTGCTGCTGTGCTCCTTGTGTGCGCATTAGCATTTTCACTTGTTGCTTTCTCGAAGGGAGGCCCGTCTGCACTTGTGGCGGCACTCGCAAAATCAGGCTTCACTGCTGCATTCACATTGATATTTGTTTCTGAAATTGGAGACAAG ACTTTTTTCATTGCTGCATTGTTGGCTATGCAATATGACAAGGCACTG GTTCTATTTGGATCAATGGGTGCTCTTTCACTTATGACAGTCTTATCCGTGGTGATAGGACGGATTTTTCATTCTGTACCAGCACATTTCCAGACAA CTTTGCCAATTGGAGAGTATGCGGCAGTGGCACTTCTTACATTCTTCGGTCTCAAGTCAATAAAAGATGCATGGGAACTTCCATCATATTTAAATACTAATAATAAAGAGAGTTCTGACCTTGGAGAGCTTGTTGAAGCTGAGGAGCTTGTGAAGGAAAAG GTAGCCAAGAAGCTCACTAATCCTCTTGAACTCCTTTGGAAGTCTTTCAGCCTTGTGTTTTTCGCG GAATGGGGTGATAGGTCAATGCTAGCTACAATTGCTCTGGGTGCTGCACAG TCCCCTTGGGGTGTAGCTAGTGGAGCCATTGCTGGTCACCTATTTGCAACATCAATTGCAATTTTAGGTGGAGCTTTTCTAGCCAAATACATTTCAGAGAAACTG GTTGGTTATTTTGGTGGATTACTATTTCTAATTTTTGCGGTGGCTACACTTTTTGGAGTTTTCTAA